The following nucleotide sequence is from Streptomyces sp. NBC_00239.
ATGGACTCCTCGTAGACCTCGGCCTGGATCGGGTCCGGGGTCAGGATCATGATGACGTCGGCCCACTCGGCGGCCTCCGACACGGAGACGACCTTCAGGCCCTGCTCCTCGGCCTTGACCTTGGACTTCGAGCCCTCCTTCAGGCCGACGACGACGTCGACGCCGGAGTCACGGAGCGACAGCGCGTGGGCGTGGCCCTGGCTGCCGTAACCGATGACGGCGACCTTGCGGCCCCGGATGATGGACAGGTCGGCGTCGTTCTCGTAGAACAGCTCGGCCACTGGGATATCTCCTTGGTGCGCTGATGTTGCTCCCACCGTACGGCGGGGGACGGAATACAAGTCTTGCGGTCTCGCGATGCGAGCGGCCCTCAGGCCCGGCGTGGTGTCGCACGCCGGACCGGCGGCCGGCCCGGGGTCAGGCGCTGCGGTCGAGCGCCCGCAGGCTGCGGTCGGTGATGGACCGTCCGCCACGCCCTATGGCGATCGTGCCGGACTGGACGAGCTCCTTGATGCCGAACGGCTCCAGCATCTTGAGCATCGCCTCCAGCTTGTCGGCGCCGCCGGTGGCCTCGATGGTGACGGCCTCCGGGGAGACGTCGACCGTCTTGGCGCGGAACAGCTTGACGATCTCGACGATCTGCGAACGGGTCTCGTTGTCGGCGCGGACCTTCACCAGGACGAGTTCGCGCTGGATCGCGGAGTCCGCCTCCAGCTCGACGATCTTGAGCACGTTGACCAGCTTGTTGAGCTGCTTGGTCACCTGCTCCAGGGGGAGTTCCTCGACGTTGACCACGATGGTGATGCGGGAGATGTCGGGGTGCTCGGTGACGCCGACCGCGAGGGAGTCGATGTTGAACCCGCGGCGGGAGAACAGCGCGGCGATCCGGGCGAGGATGCCGGGCGTGTTCTGGACCAGGACGGAGAGCGTGTGCTTGGACATGTGAGTCGGTCTCTCTCTGCGCTCTGCGCTCAGTCGTCTTCGTTGTCGCCGAAGTCGGGGCGGACGCCCCGGGCTGCCATGACCTCGTCGTTGGAGGTGCCGGCGGCGACCATCGGCCAGACCATGGCGTCCTCGTGGACGATGAAGTCGACGACGACCGGACGGTCGTTGATGGCGTTGGCCTCGGCGATGACCTTGTCCAGGTCGGCCGGGTCCTCACAGCGCAGGGCGACGCAGCCCATGGCCTCGGACAGCTTGACGAAGTCCGGGACGCGGGTGCCCTTGCGGGGGGCGGTGGACTCCCCGAGCTGGGATCCGACGGTGCCGTGACCGGTCTCGTCCGCGTGCAGAACGGTGTTGGAGTAGCGCTGGTTGTAGAACAGGGTCTGCCACTGGCGGACCATGCCCAGCGCACCGTTGTTGATGATCGCGACCTTGATCGGGATGTTGTTCAGGGCGCAGGTGACCAGTTCCTGATTGGTCATCTGGAAACAGCCGTCGCCGTCGATGGCC
It contains:
- the ilvN gene encoding acetolactate synthase small subunit; protein product: MSKHTLSVLVQNTPGILARIAALFSRRGFNIDSLAVGVTEHPDISRITIVVNVEELPLEQVTKQLNKLVNVLKIVELEADSAIQRELVLVKVRADNETRSQIVEIVKLFRAKTVDVSPEAVTIEATGGADKLEAMLKMLEPFGIKELVQSGTIAIGRGGRSITDRSLRALDRSA